The following nucleotide sequence is from Halorussus caseinilyticus.
GGTCACGCTCTCGGCGACCATGCTGACGACGGGACCGACGAAGACCACGACGACCACGAGCGCGTAGGCGACCACGCCCGCGCGTTCGAGCGCGGCGACCGGCGAGAAGCTCTCGGGCAGGAGGCGCTTGCGCGGCGGCGGGTTCGCGGCCCGCCCCGCGTCGGACTGGCGGGCCTCGTACCGGAGGTAGGCGTAGGTCAGCGCGAGCGAGACGGCGGTCTCTGCCACCGCGAGGGTCGCGGCCTCGGCGTACTCCAGTTCCTGAACCAGCGAGTAGACCCACACCTCGACGGTGGCCAACTGAAAGCCGCCCAGCGCGAGGACGATGGGGAACGACATGAAGGTGAAGACGAAGGTGAGGAGCGCGCCCGTCAGCACCGCCGGGAGGAGTTGGGGAGCAAGCACGTCCCGGAACGCCCGCCACGGGTTCGCGCCGAGCGACCGAGCGGTCTCGACCATCCGGGCGTCCACGCTCTCCCACGCCGCCGTCGTGACGCGGGCGACCAGCGGCGCGTTGTAGAAGGCGTGGGCGACCACGATGGCTTCGAGCGTGAACAGCAAGTTGACGGGACCGAGACCGAAGACGGCCAGCAGGTCGTTCAGCGGGCCGTTCGTCCCGAAGAAGGCGACGAAGCCGATGGCGACCATGATGGACGGCATCACGAACGGGAGGATGGTCAGCGAGCGCACGGTCCGCCTGCCGGGGAACTCGTAGCGCGAGAGGACGTAGGCCCCCGGCAGGCCGAGCAAGACGCTGGCGACGGTCGAGAGGAACGCTTGGTACGCGGTGAACCCGAACAGGCCCAGCGGCGACTCCGCGGCGACTTCGGCGACTGCGCCGAAGTCGCCGCCGAAGAGCGGGGCGAGGACGCCGAAGTAGAACGGGTCGGTCAGGACCTCGCGGACGACTTCGAGCGTCCACGCGCCGCCGACCCGAATCGCGTCGGCGAACACCGTGAGGACGGGGTAGTAGAAGACGACGGCGAGGACGAGCGCAGTCGCTACGCCGAGGGTCGAGACTGCGTGGCGTTCGAGCCATCGGCCCACCGCTCGGGCCGGGTCGTCACCGGGCCGAGCCACGCGTCTACTTGCCGCCCGCTATCTGGCGCGCCCACGCGTCCACCCAGTCGTCCACGTTGCCCTGCAACTCCTCGTAGGTGAACGTGACTGGGTTCTCGGGCGTCTTGGCGTACTTCTGGAACTCGGCGCTGAGGGGTGCCCAGTCGGTGGCGGGGAACTGGACGTTGAGTTGGGCTATCTTCTGCTGGGCCTGTTTGCTGAGCAGGAAGTCCATGAACGCCGCGGCGAGTTCGGGATTGTCGGTGTCGGCGAACTTCGCCATCCCCTCGGGGTTGGCGTAGCCTTGGTCGTTGAGGAAGCCGACCTGATGCTTCGAGAGGTCCTTGTCCTGCCGGTTGGCATACACTTGGTCGGTGGAGTACGAGACCACCATCGGGGCCTCGCCGTTCTCGTAGGCGGTGTAGGCGTCGCTCCACGACCCCAGAATCTTGATGCCGTTCTGCTCCAACTTCGTCCAGTAGTCGAGGTACTGGTCCTCGCCGAGGGTGTTGACGGTCCACAGAAGGAACGCCCGGCCGGTGGCGGCGGTCTTGGCGTTCTGGACGATGAGTTTGCCCTCGTAGCGGTCTTTCAGCAGGTCTTGGAAGGTCTCGGGGGCCTGCTGGATTTCGTTCTCGTCGTAGACGAGACTGATGTAGCCCGTGTCGTAGGGAATCGCGCGCCGTTTCGGGTCGAACTTGAGACCCTCTTTGACGTGGCCGTAGTTCGAGAGTTGGTCGGCCATCGGCGCGAACAGGCGCTTCTCGCCGAGTTTCTCGTCGATTCGGATGAGGTGGTCCACGTTGAGTCCGACGTACACGTCGGCGTCCACGTCCACGCCCTGCGTGGCGCGCTGGACGTAGTAGTTGAGTTCGTTCTCGGGCGTCTTCCACTCGACTGTCACGTCGGGGTGGCGCTTCTCGAACTCGTTTTTGAGCCACGCGCCCGGCGAGGAACTCGGCGCGTCCACGAACGAACTGTAGGTAGCGACCTTCAGCGTCCCGCTGAGGCTTTCTTCGGTCGTGGTTTCGGCGGTGGTCTCTTCGGTGGTCGTGCGCATTCCGGTATCGGTCGTCGTCTCGTCGGTGGTCGTCTCCTGCCCGCCCTCGCCGCCGGTACAACCGGCGAGGCCGACGAGCGTGGCCGTCGCGCCGTGCTTCAGAACGGTTCGTCGTCTCATTACTTGGTGGTTACATCCAGTGATACTTAGTTTGCGTCATCTGGACCCGGGGATTCGAGGTGCGAGCGCGCGTCTCGATGCGAGACCGCTCGGAAATGCGAAAGCAGGCCGACCGGACCGGCAAACGCTCGGCGGACCAACCGACACGGACGCGCTCGGCGGACCAACCGACACGGACGCGCTCGGCGGACCAACCGACGGAAGAAGAGACCGCCCGCTCGCGGTCCCACGAGCGGGCGGGGGCGTTCTGAACCCACTTCACAGCAGTTCCTGCGGTCGCCGCTCTTCCGGTCACGGTGACGACGCGTAGCGACCCAGAGCCTAAGTGGACCGAAACGTTTTGCTCCGCGGGTTCGATTGACACGGTATGTCCGCGGCGCGACAGCGGGTGCTGGTGGGGGTGCTGGCACTGCTCGGTCTGCTCGCGGCCGCGGTGCTGTTCGACGTACTCGGCACCGTCTTCTTCGCGGTTACGGTGGCGTACGTCCTCGTGCCGCTTCACGAGCGGTTCGTCCGGCGCGGAGTTCCGTCGTGGTGGGCCAGCGCCGCCGCGACGACGGTGGCGTTCGTCAGCGTGCTGTTGTTCTTCGCGTCGTTCGGGTTTCTGGTCTACCGGCGGCGGAGCGAGTTGGTGGGGTTCCTCCTCGACCTGCCCGAGAGCGTGACCGTCGAACTCTTCGGGACGGCGTTCACCGTCGATGCCGGAGTCGTGACCGAGGTCACGCGCGAGTACCTCGGCGTCGTCGCGCTAGCTATGGCCCGCCTCGCGCCGGTCCTCGCGCTCAAGGGCACGCTGTTCGTGCTGTTGGTGTTCGCGCTGTTGATTCGGCGGGGCGAGACCCGCCGCGCTCTGCTCGCGCCGGTGCCCCACGCCTACCGGGACGTGGCCGCGGCGTTCCACGAGCGCACGCGAGAGACTCTCTTCGCCATCTACGTCCTGCAAGCGGCGACGGCGGCGGCGACGTTCCTCGTCGCGCTCCCGGTGTTCTATCTGTTGGACTACCAGTTCTACCTCACGCTCGCGCTCGTGGCCGGTTTCCTCCAGTTCCTCCCCATCGTTGGCCCGTCGTTTCTGGTCGCTCTGCTGGCGGTCTCCCGACTGGCGGCCGACGAGGTGGTCGCGGCGCTACTGGTCCTCACGGTCGGCGGAGTGGTCGTCGGATGGCTCCCGGACGCGGTTATCCGGACGCGGTTGGCCCGCGAGACGGCCCACCTGCCGGGAAGCCTCTACTTCGTGGGCTTTACCGGCGGCCTGCTCAGCGTCGGGCCGATAGGGTTCATCGCCGGACCGCTGGTCGTCGCGTTGCTCGTGGAGGCGGCGGAGTTGCTCGCGGCCGAGGTGAACGGCGACGGCGGTGGGTAGACCGATTCTAAGAATGGCTTTTATTTGCTATACAATTCTATTTCATTCCAAAAGGAATAGTTATATGTCTGTCGGCGCGCTTCTCACGGCAACTACCTCGACCGAAGGACTCCGACGAACCAGAACACGACGAACACCCCGACGACTAACCTGCGACCAAGACGGCCGACCCACGACGAAGACGACTCGAACGAGAAAAACCGAGAAATCAGACGCTCACGAACCCGTCTCGATGGGACCGCCGACCGCCTCCCACTCGGTCAGACTGCCCTCGTAGAACGCCAAGTCGTCGTACCCGAGCGACGAGAGGACGACGTAGGTGTGGCTGATTCGCCGGGCGGTGTTGCAGTAGAGAACCACGCGCTTGTCGGGCGTGACGCCGTGAGCCTCCAGAATCTCGTCTAACTCCTCGCGGGGTTTCAGTCCGCGGGTCTCGTCGTCCACCAGTTCGCGCCAGTCGAGGTTGACCGCGCCGGGGACGTGGCCCTCCTCGTACTCCCAGTCGTCGCGGGTGTCCACGACGACGGTTTCGGGGTCCTCGATGGCTTCTTCGACTTCTTCGTGGCCCACCAGCGGCGAGTCGTCGGGGTCGCCGACTTCGTACTCCGCGCGTTCGGTGTCCGGCGCGGCGCTACTCGTCTCGAACTCCTGCATCCACGCGCTGAAGTCGCCGTCGAGCAGGCGGAGGTCCTCGTGGCCGTAGCACTCGGCGGTCACGAGGAATCGCGCGGCGAACACGCCGTGGGTGTCGTCGTACGCGACCAGCGTGTCGTCGTCCGAGACGCCCGCTTCGGCCATCAGGTCGGCCCACGCCTCGGCACCCGGCAACATGCCTTCGTCGCCGTCCTCGCTCCGGAACTCGTCGAACGGGACGCTGACCGCGCCGGGGAGGTGGCCGATGCCGTCGTACTCCCACGCCTCGCGCACGTCTACGACCGCGACTTCGCCGAGGTGGTCGGCGACCCACTCGGCACTGACTACGACGTTCTCGTTCATCGGACGAGCGTAGGCGCGCCGGGGGTAAATGCCTCCGGTTCCGAGCAGTCTCTCGCAACGTCTCACAGCTATCAGCGAGAATTGCCGATTTCCGACTCACGGTCACTGTCACTTCGAGTATACTTATATCGCCGGGGTTCGAATCCGGCAATCGTTTCCGGTAGAGGGGACACAAGGCGTTACCTACCGTAAGTAAAGGGGATATAACGAGAGAACGTGAACCACTAGACGCTCATGAGCGACACCGAGTACGCCAACGACGTTCTCGTCTCCGCCGACTGGGTGGAGAATCACCTAGACGAGTTCCAAAGCGACGACCCCGAGTACCGACTGGTAGAGGTCGACGTAGACACCGAAGCATACGAAGAGTCCCACGCGCCGGGCGCAATCGGCTTCAACTGGGAGACCCAACTGCAGGACCAGACTCAGCGCGACATCCTCGAAAAGGCCGACTTCGAGGACCTCCTCGGCTCTCACGGTATCACCGAGGACTCCACCGTGGTCCTCTACGGCGACAACTCCAACTGGTTCGCCGCCTACGCCTACTGGCAGTTCAAGTACTACGGCCACGACGACGTGCGACTGCTCGACGGCGGCCGAGACTACTGGCTCGAAAACGACTACTCGACCACCGACGAGGTGCCGGAGTTCTCCGAACAGACCTACGACGCTGGCGGCCCGCGCGAGTCCATCCGCGCGTACCGCGACGACGTGGAGAAGGCCATCGACCGCGGCGTTCCGCTGGTGGACGTGCGCTCGCCCGAGGAGTACAGCGGCGAAGTGCTGGCCCCGCCGGGACTCCAAGAGACCGCCCAGCGCGGCGGCCACATCCCCGGCGCGCGAAACATCTCGTGGGCCGCCGTCACCAACGCCGACGGCACCTTCAAGACCCGCGACGAACTCGAAGAACTCTACGCCGACGAGGGCATCGACGGCGACGGTACGACCGTCGCGTACTGCCGCATCGGTGAGCGCTCCTCCGTCGCGTGGTTCGCGCTCCACGAACTGCTCGGCTACGACGATACCGTCAACTACGACGGGTCGTGGACCGAGTGGGGCAACCTCGTGGACGCGCCCATCGAGACGGGTAGCGGCGAGTAAGTCGGGACGTTTTCGTAGCGACTTTACTTCTTTACCCGGTGGCCGTCGTGTGGGAATATACACATATTTGTGAGTCCGATTGATTCGTTTGTGACACGATGCGAAAAACGACACTAGCAGTTTGTCTGTTCGCCGCTCTCGTCCTGTCGGGATGTACCGGAGGACTGAGCGGAACGACGGACACCGGTACGTCGGTCCCTCTCGAAGAGGTATCGTTCCCAAACGGGACGAACGAGTCTGGAGTCACGGACCCTCAAGCACTCGTCAACGCTCACGATGAATTTATCGCTGACAAGAACTACGAAGCGACGTTCGAGATTCGAAGGGACCGAGGCGGAAACATTACCCGTATTCGTTCGGTCACAGAGAGCAATCTCGATAGGAGACGGCTCAGAGTTCGCATGGAACGAGGAGATGGGACCGCACCCGCCCTCTTTGCCAACGAAACGACCGTGGTCCGGAAACGAGACATGGGCGGGATATCTCCGTTGTACATCGTCAAACCTCGGAAGGAAGTCGGTTTTAACGACACGAGCCACCGCAAGTGGCACCGGGAAAATACGTGGTCTAACGACACCGCCTCCATCTTGCCGACTTCCGCGATAGAACTCCTTCGAACCGTGAACTACACGGAAACAGAAGCCTACCGCCGGGATGGCCGAACGTTCATTAAGTACCGATTCCGCCAAGATAACTACACTTGGTTCCCGGTGAACGCGATGAACTTCACCAGTACGGCGGTAATCGACGAGCGAGGACTCATTCATCGAATCACCCACCGATACACCTTATCAAAGGGGAACAAGACGGTGAGAGTTCGCCGGGAATACCGAGTCGAGGTCGGCGGTAACGTGACGGTGGAACAACCGGACTGGCTCGGGGAGGCATACGAGCAGTCGAAGAGCAGGTCGTAGAGAACCTCGATTTTTAAACCAGTCCGAACCGTCGAAGCTCCGTCCCTAATTTCCCAATCGCCCAGCGACCCTTGTTCTGAAGCGAGTCGGGAAGAAACCGCAGGAAGACGAGCCATCGAGCCACGCCGACGGGATAGCGCGACTTCGGATTGGACGACGAGACCGCGCACAGAATCGCCTCGGCGACCGCCTCGGGTTCGACCGCCAGCGGGCCGCCGTTGAGGAAAGGTCCCTCCTCGTGGAAGTCGTACACGTCGCGGTACTCCGGCGAGGCGTCAATGTCGGCGAACGCGCGCGCCGTCGCGCGACCGATGCCGGACCCGCATCCGGTTATCAGGACAGTTCGGTCGGCGGGAGTCGGGGTCATAGTCGGGTTTCAGTCGAGCGAGACAAATGTTCCGGGGTGTTCCGACGACTCGACCGGCCGAGCGCAACGACCCGCCGCCGACGTAGTGGCCCGACTTTCCGCAGGCGCTACTTACAAGCGCCTTCCTTTCGTACTCCCGGCCATGAACGCAGACGAATTCCTCGACACCGTTCGTGACGAGAACGAAACCGCGCTCTCCCGACTCGGCTCTTCGAAGTCGCTGTACGCCGAGACCGAGGGCGAGATGGAACCCGAAACCGTGTTCCGCGCCGCCGCGGACGCCGAGTACGCCGCCAGCGAGACGTTCCAGCAGTGGGCCGACGACGCCGACGCCGAGTCGGTCCGCGAGACGTTCGCCGACTTCGCCGACCAAGAGAGCGACCACTACGAGCAGGTCGTCGGCAAGTTGGACGACGACCACGAACCGACCGAGGTGCCCGCCGTCCACGACTACCTTCGGGAGTTAGACGCCGACGCCGCCCGCGTCGGCGGATTCCTCGGTCGGACTCTCGCCAGCGAGAAGTCCAAAGAGCAGATGGTGGGCTTCTTCGTCGGACAGGCCGACCCCCAGACCGCCCAACTGTTCCGCGATTTGGGCGGCGACTTGGACGGCCAACTGGAGCGCGGGACCGAGTTACTGGCAGAAGTCTGTGACGGCGACGACGACTGGGACGCCGCGCTCGAAGCGGCCAGCGGCGCGATTGGGACTGCCTACGACGAGTACACCGAGACGCTCGAAGGGATGGGCGTGAACCCGAAACCGGTGTGTTAGGACCGTAGGTTTCGGTTCGGGCGCACGTCAGAGGAACAGAACGCGGTAGACCATGAACGCGCCGACTAGCGAGTAGACGGTCATCATGGCGCGAATGGTAATCTCCTCGGGCACGCGACTGTTGATGAACGCGCCCGCCTGTCCACCGCAGGCGCAGGCGAGTCCGGCGACGAGACCGAACCCGAACGGCACGGTGAAGTCGTGGCCGCTGAACGCGGGTGGCGCGAACTTCAGCAGGAACAGGTTCGTGATTAGCGCGCCGACGATAGTCCCGTGGAGGACGAGCGCACTCGTGCCCGTGGAGACGCGGACGGACACGCGCTTGCGAACCGTCAGGAGCGTCTGGGTGAGTTCGCCGATGGCGATGGCGACGAACCCGGCCATCGCGCCGCCGACGCCCGCGACGAGTCGGTCGTAGCGGTCGAACGTCGCGGCCGGAGAGACAGTCTGGCCGCCGTCCGCGGCGACTCTCTCGTCGTGGGAGCCACCCTGATGGGCCTTGAACAGGACCGCCGAGAGCAGGACGAGCATCCCGCCGAACAGCAGTTTCAGGACCGTCGAGGGAGCGAAGTACGAGAGCGCCCGCGTGAGAACCGCCACTGGGATGCTGACCGCGAGGATGGCTTTCGCAACGTCGAGGTCGATGTGTCCCCGGTAGTAGTACGCCGAGACGCTACTGGTGTACCCGAACAGCTCCACGAACAGTGCGAGACCGATAGCGGCCTGCAACGGGATGCTCGGGAACGCCGGGACGACTTCCGGGTAGACGAACATGAACGCGGGGACGAACAGCACCGCCGCCTCCATAGCGAAGGTGTTGACCGTCGTGGCGATGGTGAACGTCAGAAGCAGAAACGTCAGGAGACCGATTGCGGAGAAACCGAGCGGAAGCGCCATCTACGCGAATCCCCCTGTCGGTGGCTGAATCGGGTGTCCGGGGCACGGGCGACCGAATCGAAGTTGTCGTTCCATGGTGGCCCGGTCTAAAAGACGGCTCACGGAAAAGGTTTGATGAACCAGAAAGCGTTCTGAGCGACGATGACGTTCTCGGGGCCGAGACGACCAGACGAGAGACTGGCGTCCGCAGGAGTCAGAACTCGCCGCGCGGTTCCGGCACGCCGCCCTCCACGTCCACGTCAACCTCGAACTCCTCGCGGAGTTCTCGGATTCGGTCGCGGATGTCCGCCGCGAGTTCGAATTCGAGGTTGCTCGCGGCCTCCTGCATGCGCTCTTCGAGTTCCTCGATGCGGCGCTCGGCCTCGTCGTCGGTCTCCGGTTCGCCCGAGGTCACGCCGGAGGTGTCGGTCTTGCTCCCCGGCAGGTTGGCCTCCGAGACTTCCTTGTCGATGGTCGTCGGTTCGAAGCCGTGTTCCTCGTTGAACTCCTGCTGGATGGCCCGGCGGCGCTGAGTCTCGCCGATTGCGGCCTCCATCGCGTCGGTGGTCTCGTCGGCGTAGAGGACCACCTCGCCGTTGACGTTCCGGGCGGCGCGACCCATCGTCTGGACGAGCGAGGTCTCCGAGCGCAGGAATCCCTGCTGGTCGGCGTCGAGGATGGCGACGAGCGAGACTTCGGGGATGTCGAGACCCTCGCGCAGGAGGTTGATGCCGACCAGCACGTCGAACTCGCCGAGGCGCAGGCCCCGGACGAGTTCGTGGCGTTCGAGGGTGTCGGTCTCGTCGTGCATGTACTCGACTGCCACGCCCGCCTCTTCGAGGTACTCGGTCAGGTCCTCGGCCATGCGCTTGGTCAGCGTCGTCACGAGGACGCGCTCGTCGTTCTCGGTCCGCCTCTCGATGCGGTCCATCAGGTCGTCTATCTGGCCCTCGGCCTCGGCGACTTCGACCTTCGGGTCCACGAGGTGGGTCGGCCGGACGATTTGCTCCACGATTTGGTCGCTCGCGTCGCGTTCGTAGTCGGCGGGCGTCGCCGAGACGTAGAGGGTCTGGTCGGTCTTCTCCTCGAACTCCTCGAAGGTGAGCGGCCGGTTGTCGTAGGCCGTGGGCAGGCGGAAGCCGTTCTCGACCAGCGAGTCCTTTCGGGACTTGTCGCCCGCGAACTGCCCCTTGATTTGGGGGACGGTCTGGTGGGACTCGTCGATGACCGTGAGGAAGTCGTCGGGGAAGTAGTCCAGCAGGGTGAAGGGGGCGTCGCCGGGTTCGCGGTCCGAGAGGTAGACCGAGTAGTTCTCGATGCCCGAGCAGTATCCGGCCTCCTTCATCATCTCCAAGTCGAAGGTTGTCCGCTCCTCGATTCGCTGGGCGGCCACGAGGTCGTCGTTGCGCTCGAAGTACCGAATCCGGTCGTCCAAGTCGTCCTCGATTTCGGCGATGGCCTCCTCCATCGTCCGTTCGGGGATGGAGTAGTGTTCGCCGGGGTGGACCAGCACCGCGGATTCTTGCGAGACCACTTCACCCTCCAAGGGGTCCACCTTCATCATGCGGTCTATCTCGTCGCCCCACAACTCGACGCGCACGGCGTACCGACCGTACATCGGGAAGATTTCGATAGTGTCGCCCCGGACCCGGAAGGTGCCCTGCGTGAAGTCCACGTCGTTGCGCTCGTAGTTCAGGTCCACGAGGCGCGCCAGCAGTTCGTCGCGGCCCACCTCGTCGCCGACTTCGAGGCGGAGACTCATCTCCTCGTAGTTGCGCGGGTCGCCCAGACCGTAAATCGCGGAGACCGAGGCCACCACGATTACGTCGTCGCGGGTGAGCAACGAGCGAGTCGCCGAGTGCCTGAGTCGGTCGATTTCCTCGTTGATGGAGGCGTCTTTCTCGATGTACTTGTCGGTCTGTTCGACGTAGGCTTCGGGTTGGTAGTAGTCGTAGTAGGAGACGAAGTACTCGACGGCGTTGTCGGGGAAGAGGTTCCGAAACTCCTCGTAGAGTTGGGCGGCCAGCGTCTTGTTGTGCGCGATGACCAGCGTGGGTTGCTCGATTTCCTCGACCACCCACGAGACGGTGTTGGTTTTCCCGGAACCCGTCACCCCGAGCAACGTCTGTTTGTCCATGCCCGATTCGAACCCCTCGGCCAACTGCTCGATGGCCTCGGGTTGGTCGCCCGCCGGGTCGAAGGGCGCATCGACCCGGAAGTCGGACTCGGCCTCGGGTCTGTCGGGCGAAAGCGGCCCGCTGTCGGCGTCGCTCATTGTGGACGCAGTTAGGGATTGGAGGCACTTGAGATGGTCGTTTGTCGAAAAATAAGAGAAGTAGAGTTACTCGAATTTCCGCGAAACCCAACCGGCGAACCGCCGTGCGAGTCGCGGACTGTGAGCCAGCGTCTCGCCCTCAAAGACGAGGGTTTCGTTATCGTCACCAGCGTCCACGTAGTTTCCCATTTTGGAGACACGTTCGGCGGACTCGGCTGGCTTCCAACTCATGTTTGCCAGTTCATCCGCTCGGTATTTAAGTTATGTGGTCGGATAGACCCGATATTCCCTATCATAGAGCTTGAGATAAAATCGTTACTACGAGAGTAGTCCCCCGTACGCGACGTATTTGATAATCTTGGGGAGGTCTCCAGATAATGCAGAAGCAATACCGAGAGATAGAAAGACGAGTGCGTATATCATTAATAAAATAGTTATCGTTACTAAGATTGTATTCCAAAAGATTGTTTCCCGGTTTGACTCAATCCAGTTCTTATAGCTATTGATAACCGTGTCGTGAACCTCCTTATCGACTAGCTCTCTTTTATGTGCGGTTCGTATATCTTTACTCGAAATACCTGCTTCAATGCTTGACGAAGTGTATGTAACGCCAGCAAACGCGGTCGAAGCGACGAGCGAGATAATTCCGACTTTTGTATGTATGGTATAAAACGCGCTGATACTGTCTACTACTCCGTATTTTACCGCAAATGAGAACGCAGGAACGATGAGTCCGAGAAGTATCGTATTGAATCGTAGGGTCCTCATCGCCTTACTGTCGATTTCCCGTATCCACTCTATTTGCCCTTCGACGGTTCTATGAGCCTCTTTCCGTATCGTTCCGTTTCTATACCACGATGCGTGATACTGAGGCGAACGCAACCGGAGTTCAGCGACCGTTCTGAGCATTTTTTGTGCCCATTCACGACGTGCAGAGGACGAACGATGTCGCTCCGAACCTCTGCTTTCACCATCAGATTTCTTATTATTACTACCCATCCTGTAGTCGAGATTGCCTATTTAGGTTGTTCTATCAGACGACTATAAATCTATGGAAAGATGATTTTGAAGGACGAACCGACGCCAACGAACGTTTCGTCACTCCCGGACTTCGAACGGCAAGTCCCGCGGGTCCTCGGCGACTACCCACCAGTGGAGGTCCTCCTTCGGGTGCCTGCGCTCTACGTGTTCCTCCAGTTCGCGCCCCGTCTCGAAGTCCTTCCCACAGCGGTTGCATCGGTGGTGCTTCTTGTGCGGCATGGTACCGTGATACGCGGTACGCGCCGAAAAGGGTTCCGCGGGCGTGACGCGGACCGAGTTACCGTCGAGTGAAGATGGATTTATAATTCTCTAACAATCAAAAATATTGCTAAAAGACGTAAAAACCGTTGCTTAGCCCGCGTAGTCCGTCCGCTCACGGACCTATCGAGACACGTCCCCGACCTCACGCCCGAACCGCGACTTCGGGGCCGCCGGAACTCACTCGGCGTTCGGTTCGGGCGCGTTCGCCGGTCGCTCGCCGACTTCCTCGGCGTCCGTCCCGTCCAACTCCGCGAGCATCTCGTCTACGTCGTCCAGTCCGAGCAGTTCCTCCGTCTCGGCGTCGAAGTCGAGACTCTCCAGCGATTCGCCGTCTCGGGCCACGTCGCTCCCGGTGAGGTGCTTGCCGTAGCGCCCGACCAACGAGGTGAGTTCTTGGGGCAGGACGAAACTGGTCGAGTCGCCCTGTCCGATGGCGTCGAGGGTCTCCATCCCCTTGTCGATGACCGCGCGTTCGCCCATCGACTCGGCGGATTTGGCGCGCAAGACGGTCGAAACCGAGTCACCTTGGGCTTCCAGAATCTGGCTCCGTTTCTCGCCCTGCGCCCGGATGACGTTCGACGCCTTCTCGCCTTGGGCCTTCTCGATGGCGCTCCGGCGTTCGCCTTGCGCTTCCAAAATCATCGCGCGACGGCGGCGCTCGGCGGCGGTCTGCTGTTCCATCGCGCTCACGACGGTCGGCGTGGGCATCACCGACTGGACCTCGACGGCTTCCACGCGGACGCCCCAGTCGTCGGTCGGCCTGTCGAGTGCCTCGTGGATGCGGGAGTTTATCTCCTTTTGCTGGCGGAGCGTCTCGTCGAGTTCCATGTCGCCCACCACCGCCCGGAGCGTGGTCTGGGCGAGGTCCGAAACCGCCTTCTCGTAGTTCTCGACCTCCAGATACGCTTTCTCGGCGTCCATCACCCGGATGTAAATAACTGCGTCGGCGGTCACGGGCGAGTTGTCCTCGGTGATGGCCTCCTGTTCGGGCACGTCAAGCGTCTGGGTCCGCATGTCGAAGGTGTGCGTCTCGCTCACGAGCGGCGGGATGACGTTCAGGCCGGGACCGAGCAGTTTCCGGTACTCGCCGAACACCGTCAGCGCGCGCTTCTCGTAGGGACCGACGATTTCGACGGCGCTGGCGAGAACCGCGACGACGAGACCGAACGCGAGCAGTCCGGCGACCGCTACGGGGTCCAAGAAGGGCAGAACGAACAGGAGAGCGAGAACCGTGACGACGCCCGCCAGCACCCGCGAGAGACTGCGACCGGCGGAGAGTCGCCCGAGTTCGTAGAAGGGGTTGTTCATGTTGGTCGTACGATGCTATGGCGGCTTAACGCTTGAGATTTATGCCGCTGGCCGGACAACTGGAGATATGGCAAGCACGCGAACCGCGGTGGCGAAAGGATTCTCGGTGGCGGTGGTCGCCGTCCT
It contains:
- a CDS encoding ABC transporter permease; this translates as MARPGDDPARAVGRWLERHAVSTLGVATALVLAVVFYYPVLTVFADAIRVGGAWTLEVVREVLTDPFYFGVLAPLFGGDFGAVAEVAAESPLGLFGFTAYQAFLSTVASVLLGLPGAYVLSRYEFPGRRTVRSLTILPFVMPSIMVAIGFVAFFGTNGPLNDLLAVFGLGPVNLLFTLEAIVVAHAFYNAPLVARVTTAAWESVDARMVETARSLGANPWRAFRDVLAPQLLPAVLTGALLTFVFTFMSFPIVLALGGFQLATVEVWVYSLVQELEYAEAATLAVAETAVSLALTYAYLRYEARQSDAGRAANPPPRKRLLPESFSPVAALERAGVVAYALVVVVVFVGPVVSMVAESVTGPNGLTLRYYQFLVQRQAEGASFQTKPGVAVRNSLVFGAATLLVALPMGVTISVLTTRGGRGRRLADALAMAPLAVSGVVVGLGMLRGLVFGVELLGHRVQVTGPVAIALAHAVAAYPFVVRNVAPLLGGVDRSVVESARALGATRVRALLDVELPLVASGVAAGAAFAFAISIGEFDSTVILATGSSSYTMPVAVERYIGNRTLGPATAMGTVLLAVTSVSFVVVDRLGGRWEA
- a CDS encoding thiamine ABC transporter substrate-binding protein, whose translation is MRRRTVLKHGATATLVGLAGCTGGEGGQETTTDETTTDTGMRTTTEETTAETTTEESLSGTLKVATYSSFVDAPSSSPGAWLKNEFEKRHPDVTVEWKTPENELNYYVQRATQGVDVDADVYVGLNVDHLIRIDEKLGEKRLFAPMADQLSNYGHVKEGLKFDPKRRAIPYDTGYISLVYDENEIQQAPETFQDLLKDRYEGKLIVQNAKTAATGRAFLLWTVNTLGEDQYLDYWTKLEQNGIKILGSWSDAYTAYENGEAPMVVSYSTDQVYANRQDKDLSKHQVGFLNDQGYANPEGMAKFADTDNPELAAAFMDFLLSKQAQQKIAQLNVQFPATDWAPLSAEFQKYAKTPENPVTFTYEELQGNVDDWVDAWARQIAGGK
- a CDS encoding AI-2E family transporter, with amino-acid sequence MSAARQRVLVGVLALLGLLAAAVLFDVLGTVFFAVTVAYVLVPLHERFVRRGVPSWWASAAATTVAFVSVLLFFASFGFLVYRRRSELVGFLLDLPESVTVELFGTAFTVDAGVVTEVTREYLGVVALAMARLAPVLALKGTLFVLLVFALLIRRGETRRALLAPVPHAYRDVAAAFHERTRETLFAIYVLQAATAAATFLVALPVFYLLDYQFYLTLALVAGFLQFLPIVGPSFLVALLAVSRLAADEVVAALLVLTVGGVVVGWLPDAVIRTRLARETAHLPGSLYFVGFTGGLLSVGPIGFIAGPLVVALLVEAAELLAAEVNGDGGG
- a CDS encoding sulfurtransferase: MNENVVVSAEWVADHLGEVAVVDVREAWEYDGIGHLPGAVSVPFDEFRSEDGDEGMLPGAEAWADLMAEAGVSDDDTLVAYDDTHGVFAARFLVTAECYGHEDLRLLDGDFSAWMQEFETSSAAPDTERAEYEVGDPDDSPLVGHEEVEEAIEDPETVVVDTRDDWEYEEGHVPGAVNLDWRELVDDETRGLKPREELDEILEAHGVTPDKRVVLYCNTARRISHTYVVLSSLGYDDLAFYEGSLTEWEAVGGPIETGS
- a CDS encoding sulfurtransferase, which translates into the protein MSDTEYANDVLVSADWVENHLDEFQSDDPEYRLVEVDVDTEAYEESHAPGAIGFNWETQLQDQTQRDILEKADFEDLLGSHGITEDSTVVLYGDNSNWFAAYAYWQFKYYGHDDVRLLDGGRDYWLENDYSTTDEVPEFSEQTYDAGGPRESIRAYRDDVEKAIDRGVPLVDVRSPEEYSGEVLAPPGLQETAQRGGHIPGARNISWAAVTNADGTFKTRDELEELYADEGIDGDGTTVAYCRIGERSSVAWFALHELLGYDDTVNYDGSWTEWGNLVDAPIETGSGE
- a CDS encoding rubrerythrin family protein, with product MNADEFLDTVRDENETALSRLGSSKSLYAETEGEMEPETVFRAAADAEYAASETFQQWADDADAESVRETFADFADQESDHYEQVVGKLDDDHEPTEVPAVHDYLRELDADAARVGGFLGRTLASEKSKEQMVGFFVGQADPQTAQLFRDLGGDLDGQLERGTELLAEVCDGDDDWDAALEAASGAIGTAYDEYTETLEGMGVNPKPVC